The DNA region tcacacaaggcctagtggatggagatttctttcgatcgctcatctgaaagccgccccgagactatgatcacatgctacactgggcgaacgaatacatcaacgtggaagaagcgcaagcggcaaggaaaaaggaaactccaaccgagcgggctcctccggccgagcggaaacagcacgccactcatcagccgcctagaggaccaagggccgaagcaatccgatccccccacgccaggtcccatgtgcaagaggtagctgccgcccggcccaagccaaaaaagaaatggaccccgatgttctgctccttccaccagacggacaTGCACAATAcaagggattgccgaagtcttcccttcgtgactcatcctgtgccccggaatgccggacgacggtctccctcagtcgacaggcgacagagaactcatgaagccgatcggacgagaGATAGTAGGCCACAGCAACAAACTCCcaatcggcatcgttctccaaggcaggagaatcgccgagcgtccagagaacggtcgcgaccgtccactcgggaagaggaaaatagaagcaatacttctcgaggcgagatcaacgttattgctggcgggccaaccggaggagactccaatcgagccagaaaggcgagcgtccggcagctccagattcatgcggtcggctgtagccgagaacaagcagaaggacccgaaattagtttcgggcccagggacatggaaggagttgaagtaccccacgacgatgctctgctcgtcaaagcggtaatagcaaattacactattcatcgcgtatttgttgacacagggagctcagtcaacatcttattcaagaaggcgttcgatcagctgcaaattgatcgagccgagctgttacccatgacaactccgctctacgggtttacgagtaacgaagttcagccggtcgggcaGATcgggctggctacctcgctgggagaagagccactcaggaggacaaggacaacaaactttgtggtggtcgactctccctcgtcctacaacgtcattttgggacgaccgacgctcagcgaattccgagcggtcgtctcaaccttccatcagaagatcaagttccccgtggaggacaaagtgggagaagtacggggagatcagctagcagctcggcgatgctacatcgagatggtccaagCAGAAGCCAATttcgctcggaagacgccccgaATCGAAGTAAACGCCATCACTGAGAAGCCaccttctttaatttatgaagaaaaagaggaggtacagattcacccaacccgatcggaggccacgacttttattgcgtccgatctggaggagaagcagaaagaggagctgatccaatgcctccgaagaaatcatgatgtcttcgtctggtcgacacatgagctgcccgaaatttcgccgagcgtagcgcagcacgagttacatgtccgaccggacgcccgaccagtcaagcaaagaaaaagggacttcagcgccgagcaaaatgccatcatccgggcggaggtagagaaactgctggaggccggccatatacgcgaggtgcagttcccgagctggttggctaacgtagtattagtctccaagccgggcaataagtggagggtatgcatagattttcgggatctcaacaaagcttgcccgaaagatttttatcctctgccccggatagatcagctggtggactctacggccggctgtgaattaatctgtatgctcgacgcctaccagggctatcaccaagtgccgctcacccgcgaagatcaagaaaaagtcagcttcgtgacggccgacggcacttattgctataatgtaatgccgttcggattgaagaatgcgggggccacataccagtgcttgatgaataaagtattcagagagcagatcgggcggaatctagaagtttacgtggacgacattctcattaagtccgtccgagcggccgatctcttcaaagacatggaggaaaccttccgaacgctgcgcaaatatggagtcaaactaaatccccagaagtgcctgttcggagcaaaaggagggcgctttctggggtacatagtgaccgagcggggaattgaagcaaatcccagcaaggtgaaagctctacaggatatgtcgcctccaagaaatacaagggaagtgcagcgtttgaccgggcggatcaccgctctgtccagattcatctccaaaaccgccgaccggagccttccttttttcaagatcttacacaaagctacaaaatttcactgggatgaagaatgcgaccgggcattcgaagatttgaaggcatttctgaactctctcccgatattagccaagccgactgcgggtcagccacttcatatgtacttgtcttcaaccgagcatgcaatcggctcagctttagtgaggtcgagcggagaagagcctgtgtatttccttagtcatattttaaaagatgccgaagctggctttcgctctggtcctggccgctcggcgccttcgtccatacttcctggcgcatacgatcattgtcaaaaccaatagcccgctcggacgtgtcctactaaatccggaggcatccggacggctcatcaagtggacgacggagttaagtgaatttgacatccaataccagccccgctcggcgatcaaagtgcaatccttggctgattttgtgactgaggtgcaaaggccggagccggaagctatgtggagaatatatgtggatgggtcatccactcggctcggaagcgggattggaatattgttgatctcccctcaagaagaaaagatgcacttatccgtcagGCTGGATTATaaggctaccaacaatgaagcagagtatgaagccctcatagctggcttgcaggctgctcggcatgtgggagccggtcgggtaacgctccactcggattcgcagttggccgcgcagcagctctccggtaccttcgaaatcaatagcgttcggctcaagctctacgctgaagccttcgagaagctgaaaaccgattttagagaagttattgtctagaagatacccagagcagaaaatcaagcagctgatgagttagccaaactcgcgagctcaataacgtcgatcgccattcagcaaccaattgaaaaagtaccgttggtagcgcacgtcgaccggatggaaggcctcacatttccaagtgactggcggacgcccatcatagagttcctccgctcgggcgccacaccatccaatgagtatgaagcccagctgctgaggaggagagccggtcggttcacactcatcggcgataaGCTTTATAAAAAgactttctcacgcccgttgttgaaatgcgtgagctcggaggactcggcttacatcctccaagaagtacatcaaggatcgtgcggaggacatccgggcggacgagcactagctaagaagatcctgctagctggatacttttggccgactttacaagcagatgccgctcggacagtgtcgACATGCCTTTCATaccaaaagtaccataacttcaaccaccgacctgcagaagaaatgaaggcatcaacagtttcctGTCCATtagatcaatggggaatggatattgttggtccattcccgatggcgaccgggcagcggaaatttttgctagtggcggttgattatttctccaagtgggtggaggtcgagccgctagccaagatcaccgaacagatagtcaaaaaatttatctggcaacacatcatctgtcggttcggcatccctcgccgattggtctcagacaatgggcggcaattcacagggaagatgctagaggattggtgcaaaagctacgacatcgagcaacacttcacgtccgtggcttatccccaaaacaacggtcaagccgaagtggccaatcgggaaattcttcgtattttgcgcgctcggctcgaccatttgggaggaagttggccagatgaagtgtcgggcgtcttatgggccatccgaacggctccaaaggaagggacgggcgtcacgcctttccacttggtgtatggcggcgaagcagtcattcctgttgaagtcggagtcgaatccgataggatccaaagctatgatgagggcaacgccgagcggaggaacacagagctggatctggtcgaagaggaaagagccaagtcgtccgtccggctgatggcgtaccggcaacggatgaagcaaaattacaatcgccgcgtaatccccatatcattccaggttggcgatcttgtctggaagaaagtcaagccggtcagcGACGTCAGCAaattggaggcaccgtgggcgggccatttcaaagttattgaaaagctccgctcgggcgcatattatttggaggatgaatccgggcggcagctggatcgatcgtggagtgcaaatcatctccagccttatcgagctggatgaaaggtgcatgaatgtaattcatttttgtaTATATACTAGTCGCCTgcgtccttgtaatgcaggaagcaaaaagatgaaaacgcattgagcattatccgccgaacggcttactgcgtgaggaccccgtgccgttcggccggggcgtGTAAATATATAAGCCAAATGCTCGAAGGtgaagaccccgcgccgttcgACAGGGGGAATTGTacccgagccaaaggctcaatatcgaaggccccgggccgttaggccggaggtatattgtacgagccgcacgctcgatagcgaagacccctcgcccctcggcagggcgtatataatcagttaaaagttagccgtaaaggccgtcgagctccgacgttaaatatcgagagacgagccggcgtctataaacgtccgagcggaaggccgtcgagctccgacgttaaatatcgagagacgagccggcgtctataaacgtccgagcggaagaccgtcgagctccgacgttaaatatcgagagacgagccggcgtctataaacgtccgagcggaagaccgtcgagctccgacgttaaatatcgagatacgagccggcatctataaatgtccgagcggaaggccgtcgagctccgacgttaaatatcgagagacgagccggcgtctataaacgtccgagcggaaggccgtcgagctccgacgttaaatatcgagagacgagccggcgtctataaacgtccgagcggaagaccgtcgagctccgacgttaaatatcgagagacgagccggcgtctataaacgtccgagcggaagaccgccgagctccgacgttaaatatcgagagacgagccggcgtctataagcccggcggaagaccgccgagctccggcgttaaaatcgagacgagcggcgtctataaacgtccgggcggaaggccgtcgagctccggcgttaaatatcgagagacggcgtctataaacgtccgagcggaagaccgtcgagctccgacgttaaatatcaagagacgagccggcgtctataacgtccgagcggaagaccgtcgagctccgacgttaaatatcgagagacgagccggcgtctataaacgtccgagcggaagaccgtcgagctccgacgttaaatatcgagagacgagccggcgtctataaacgtccgagcggaagaccgtcgagctccgacgttaaatatcgagagatgagccggcgtctataaacgtccgagcggaagaccgtcgagctccgacgttaaatatcgagagacgagccggcgtctataaacgtccgagcggaagaccgtcgagctccgacgttaaatatcgagagacgagccggcgtctataaacgtccgagcggaagaccgtcgagctccgacattaaatatcgagagacgagccggcgtctataaacgtccgagcggctcgcattgTAAAGATCTAGTGCAAACCCCTTTGAGATAAggcgcaaagctagagatggttaattagaattaaaaatgtgaGCAAGTGAACGAATGACGTTCGAGCGCCGAGCGGCTACCTAGTTGCATAGCGAAAGATGTTATTGAAGGCAAGCCGCTTGAGTCCACGCTATAGCgtaaagccgagcggaggagttataAAGAACACTTAAAatgtgacgaaagaaaaatttcttgtcaAAACAGAAGTTGGAGGAatagaaaagattatctattatgcaCTGGGTGAACCAAAAAAGTTACTACAAAGATAAGTTGAgccgaacggctggaatacaaaaaagttcaaaaaacgcttatcacgcgtcaaagtcaaaaagagtgtctgggatggcgcccatcacggtcgcgaggtcctcgggggggatggccagctcggcgggcaggtggcccttggtcttcaggtaatctaccgccgccttgatcgcttcttcgaaagtgaggaatatcttgtcggtaaacttctctccgaaatcttccgagcggagatacgccttcctcacttcgtcagaacgggccgactccccccCTTGATATTCTTTtagcgcggcgtgggcagcgtcgctggcggcttggagatccttcaagtctccatcaaatctttggagatcggccgaaCGACTCTCCTTCTCGatagccagcagagcatccagatccttgatgcgttgctccagccctcggatctccaccttcatccggtccatatcgtcgatggcctggcgcttccgggtggtcgccgtcttgatctctttatctcgttgcttgatcatcgcctcaagccgaacgaccttgctcacCAGATCGGAAGtccttttccgttcggcttccagtgactttttggccttctccagagcggtcgtcgattgttggttgtccccggcggctttaagttttctcagttcatcctccagctcggccaaccgattgctaatggtaatctgctccacccagttctacgagcaaaggtgaataggttaaaaacttaattcaactaCACGAATAATGaagaagagcataccccggtggcctgttggaggttactgtcgccgagctgcccaggagtcatcgcttttatgcgacgccgagcgtcctcccaagcttttgcaagggggcccgtcaaggtgatctgctgctcggggaccactggccgatcagcagcagccatataTTCCTCtaaggggaggcgcagaacggtctttattaaattcgagccgctcggctcgctctgagaggcatcggccttaccggtggacggggagggaagctcgcccaaatgcttgatacggcgcagagttctagaagggctggatggcggcacctcagagctggcccttggagagccatgtggggtcggagtactctcgagggaaaccgtcccggacaacaccggagcatccgcgccccgctcagGCTGTGGTTCATCAAATGGAGTTGAGGCAGAtgcggattccggtcgtcggcgttTCCGAGTGCATAGCGGCAtgtcatcggccgaacggccctccacctcggtTTCGGTAGAAGGTTCTATGTCGCCCACGGCCTCATCGTGAGAGGCAGGggcgtctaaggcttcggggacagttggagtcccctcaccttcttcgccggccggatcagctggagccaagccccgctcggcgacctctttgttcttcaccgcctcgatctgagcggctttcaatttgagcttttcggttgccttggcgcgccacatgacttcagctacagaaggaaaaaataaatcagttagaacaaaacaaatgggaggATAAGGGAatttactcatgctgcagggcagatcggccggggtagaagacaagccaaatatgtacattactcccGGGAGAAGTAGCTTGTCGATATGATATCGTTGGCCGACCAGCCGTTCGGCTGcctgaaggtaggccgcgtcaccTCTAAATTTGTCGAGCTCtggttgcgccggcatcgccgtctgccacttggtacgaaaagttggccgctcgggaaaacgtatatagaagaaatgctccttccaatgtttgttggagctcgacatattatcaaaaaggacgaagcctatcctagactggaaaacaaaggtgccccactcgacttgcttgggataaaaaaagtagtggaaaatttttgggtctaaggggatgccgttcagtttgaacaaaactatcactccgctcaggagcctaatagagttgggaactacctggccgagcggaatgcgaaaataattgcaaacttgtaagaaaaattggtggggtggaaaacgcagtccggccagaaattggtctcggaagaaaagaactgtgccggacggcggttcatgaggccgatcggccggtgtggctaacactatttggtggtcggtcggcaggtcataGGTTCGAGtaaggcgcaaggcgtcctcctcatcgaaccggctttccatggccgaataccaaagacccggagcaccgccggtcgatTGCGaagtactggtcatgatcgaaagacaagaatgcgggaCAAAAGGGGAAGGTTCAAGCGAGGAATGGATGGAAACCGACTGAAGGagacgattaacagaaagaagaaaacgttgggagcGAGAAAAAAAGGTCTTACGAGTAAGGAAGACGGTCTGAAGACGCTGTAGGGTCGCCAAAAAGCCGAAACGCAGGGTCGCCGGCGAAAGGAGGAGCAGCGGGATATCGAGAAACGAGGAGGTCGAAGTGCGGCGAAGAGCAGGGGTCGGGAGCTTTATATGGGCGGCCGCCATCAATTTCCACCGTCCGATGCAGGTCACCGATATCAAGGtcgtcatccagccgttcatttcaaacggcgactGTCCCATCgaaagtgacgccaccgccatacgctgacaaacgcacgatcgccacgtgtcagcgggatattggccgcatttaatgagctccccttaccgtgcgcagcgcacgtgatggatagtaggggagagcatcggacatggattccaagaaaacacaaggcacggacaagatgccgccgaacggacgagcatccttatgcctggccgagcggcccaatgcaGCGATCATTGCTTAAAGACAAggcttatattatatatatatatatatacactaaaTTAAAATTGTGTTTGTTCTCATATGTTATTATTATATCAAATatgtaatattttgttgagtatgCATTTGTTTGGATCACATGAAATTTGTTATGAaagttgatccggtggtaagagtccGGGACCCCTtaacgaggggtcaatgccacgtggaggtcaaatgcccaagtagcccgccggagaagggtgagcagaccggacttggaagaaatggataagaccgatcggccgaccaagggATATTCGGTAATAAAAGGCGCCCCGACCGGgtaggggttccgacgctctatcgaaacagtagttaagagccgagcggaagaaccaggagaaaatgacactgctaacagtctctacatagcgcctacgggaaatttccccagcacaccaatgtcagcggcaggccggacgcgaggtgagtgccgtccggccagcgcgtaaaaggaggagcggccggccggccggactccctgtccagccggtcggacgccccggATTATGAACAGTGAAgaagggggaacatcttctgacagccgtcaagtcatatggctaggccatactcctagtctgaccacggggtgtcctgttgtcccatcgaaggtgcaatgggactgttgcagtatggcgtcaggtaagctctctgacaggtgcataccggggtatgggctgcagacacgtatgcacctcggtggacatgcattagttctttcaccgctctatataaggaacctcttacttcgccggatGTACGCACGCTACGAGTTTTGGAGCCCCTTTCTCTctattgagctttgcctgacttgagcgtcggagggtcgccgccgggaaccccttcccggcccgacttctgtgcaggttcgccggagaatcgtgcgaccagacggaggacTACAGCATTGACTaggaaagcgccacgtgcccagcgtcctttagTTCGAcgattcggacatgatcaaaagTAAATATAGTAATAATGATTGATATTAGTTTCATGTATACAAGATTACATATAttactaatttcaaaatattttttctataatattGCGACAATGTCTACCATCCTAGGAAGTCATCTAATGATTGTGAAATAGAATTTGTTGTGCTAGAAATCCTTATTTCATGTATGTTGCAAAATAGTGTCATTTTGTGCATGACCAACTGATAATGTTTTTGTGGATGTTACATTGCAACaacattttatcaaaataaattttttatgtgGAAGACATGACTATACTTGAGAGGACCTCCCTTGCCATTACAAATGAGGTTCTATAACTATGACCAACTTAGTCACGATGGCATGTAGATGagacaatttttataatttatgttACTAAGTTAAAGTAAGATCAACATGTTATTTTAACTAATGCAACATGACTTGATTTGTCTAATGTAATCAAATGGTTTATGTTGGATCAACCATATAAGATTGTGTTGAATTTAGATAATAGGTTTTGAtcttattaatattaaattagttggtttgaatcaaaagTAAAAGTGTCATAGGGCAATGAGACAATTCATTTGTGACCTATTTACATGAATTGTAACTATTGTATATCTTATCATTGCTTGTGCCCTATATTTGATGACATTTTTATGGTAACATTTGTATGGAATgactaatatatattttttatgatgatatactgaaatgaattttcatattattttgatattgataaattgAGTTGcaagataatataaatttatcttACATTAAAAAGAAAATTCATTCAAGATATAAATCTTTATCTAACTTTTAATAAGTTGTTCAACCTTATCAAAACTTCTCTAGAACTTTAAAATGACTCCTTGCCTTTACAACTTATTCATTGCATAATGATTTTCTTGGAATTTTTTTTCATGCATTCAATTCTAGTTGAACACTTAAATTTGAAATTCACTTCCAAGATCAACTTCATACAAATAAATTTATCTTCAACAATCAAAGCAAAAAGATCAACTTCATGTTCATCGACTTGAAATGCTTCGCTATAAGAAGTCAAACAACACAAagcttatatattatatattgaaACAAATGATATGGTTCTCATAAAACACCTTAATATTTCCTTATCTTACATATCCAAATACATGAAATTCATTGCTCGAATATACAAATTTCTCCCTTTTCGCTtgaggagttaattaaaaattggTCCACTACCTCCTTCTCATTGTGtagcaaaagaaatgtcatctCTGAGTTGCTCCCCAAGCAAAAATCCCCCATCACATCATGTTCTTCAATAATAATATCGTTGaacctattattattattatcctcGTGGCTCAATTGTGATGCAACGAACTTGTCAAGTGCCCTCCAATCTGTGACCTTATTTGCCAATTGGTCTTCTCTAGTGTTGTCCTTTGATTGTAGCTTGGAGCTAGGTTGGTGCAAGGGAGGGCTTTCAAGTTGGGGAAGTTGGACAAAGTCACTAGAGTGGAGGAGGTGAAGGTCGTCAAGGAGCTCACTTTCTTCTTGCTTACATTGTGGAGTCATGGGAGGGGGTTGCTCGTGCATAGGAGAGAAGAGGTTGGGATGATGGTTCAACATGGGGTTCATCCAGCCAAGGTCATCATAGCAATAGTTGGAATTCCAAATGTTTCCAACGTTGCTCCGTGCGGGGTAGGTTGTGGCTCGTTTCTTGAATGCACGACACACCACCCAACCTTCTTCCTATAAACATGTAATGAAAAAGTTAATTAGGAGATTTAACAACAAAAGACACATTAAAAGGGTCTTTTATAAAGTCTCCCAATAACAATTATGATGAATATGATTTTAAGGTGTTCAATGTGTTGACATATTCTTAAATGCTCAATAACTTAGAATTCATGCCTAATTATAACAACAAATATTGGCATAATTTCACAAAAATATTGTCATCTAAAATGAAATAATATACAAGGTGATTTCTTATAATCTAAATTCTTACTAAATATATTTTCTCAACAATATAAAGAAAATGCAAATGTTGCGCTTAGTAGATATTTCCAAAGATATAAAAAGATTAATATATCATGCCCTCATGAAAGTAATGTTGATAAGGTTTGTTAATtcattttgaattaattagttcATGAACAAAATTGATAGTTATTGTCAgattcttttattggttttccatttattaatatatctaaatatataatttctacaAGCCAACTTTGATGTCTATCAATCTTGTGGGTAGGGTATGCTTATAGTAGATCTCAAGTCCTTAAATATCTAATGACAAATTAGTTCTGTTAAATAATTCTAAACTTTTCTTGATTCATATCATTATATTTGTACTTCTCAAAAAGTATTCTTCttgattaatatttaatttatttatttcataTGTTTACTTTTAATGGTTTATATAGATACATTTTGGTGTAGTTTATGATGGAATTCCTtactattaaattaaattaattaaatatggatctaacttcttaattattttttttttttttgtttatgagGATGAGACTCAATGCAAAGAGTTCAAGAACATTTATATTGAGATGTGGAAGTTATAGATCTAGAATTCAAACTACTGACTGGGAAGAGAAAGTATGAAAAATATGCATGATCATTTAGTTTTGGGGTTAGTTGTTATGAATCTTTAAATAATGAAGATGCGATATCAATGTAATTGATGCATATATTTgataaatttttctttatgcaaCAATCAAGTTATTTCTTGGATTTCATAGAGTAAAATCAATTTGTGTTGAAACAAGGAGTCCCTCGCTTTCCTTAATTTGAAGTCGTTGGGTTTGCGATGCAGAAAATGATCAAGACTCCATAATTATTAGCATTTCTAACTACCAATAAGAGCATGTCATTAAGTCAAAAGTTAACACTTTTAAGATTATAACTCACATTGTGTCCAAGATTACATGAAACTCAAACACCTCTAACACCAAGGTCACCCCCTGAAATCACTCTCATTTGTTCAAGATACAATCTAACCTTCATAACCCACTCTTCCATGAGTGAGTGTTGCCATCAACTACGGTGTAGATCACCTCCCAAACATATTAGGCGCTAACA from Zingiber officinale cultivar Zhangliang chromosome 4B, Zo_v1.1, whole genome shotgun sequence includes:
- the LOC121977596 gene encoding NAC domain-containing protein 105-like; this translates as MAREAMECCVPPGFRFHPTDEELVGYYLKKKVASQKIDLDVIRDIDLYRIEPWDLQEQCRIGYEEQSEWYFFSHKDKKYPTGTRTNRATMAGFWKATGRDKAVHDKSKVIGMRKTLVFYKGRAPNGQKTDWIMHEYRLESEENGPPQEEGWVVCRAFKKRATTYPARSNVGNIWNSNYCYDDLGWMNPMLNHHPNLFSPMHEQPPPMTPQCKQEESELLDDLHLLHSSDFVQLPQLESPPLHQPSSKLQSKDNTREDQLANKVTDWRALDKFVASQLSHEDNNNNRFNDIIIEEHDVMGDFCLGSNSEMTFLLLHNEKEVVDQFLINSSSEKGEICIFEQ